One genomic region from Campylobacter concisus encodes:
- the mraY gene encoding phospho-N-acetylmuramoyl-pentapeptide-transferase, translating into MFYYIYEILNFNIFQYITVRAGIAFFIAFALTAYLMPKFITWAKAKNAAQPIYELAPQTHQKKAKTPTMGGLVFVSTAVIATIICARLDNAFVLTSLFCLVCFTLLGYKDDYSKILGAKNHAGLSPKAKLFFQFLIAFVISVFLYASHELSTEFYLPFFKQPILDLKIFAVFFWTLVIVAASNAVNLTDGLDGLATVPSIFSLLTLGVFAYICGHAVFSSYLLLPKIIGVGESVVVSSALIGSLMGFLWFNCHPAEVFMGDSGSLSVGAYIGFMGVATKNEILLIIIGLIFVVETLSVILQVGSFKIFKRRIFLMAPIHHHFEIKGWAENKIIVRFWIIALLANLIALTALKIR; encoded by the coding sequence ATGTTTTACTATATCTATGAAATTTTAAATTTTAATATCTTTCAATACATCACCGTCCGTGCTGGTATCGCTTTTTTCATCGCTTTTGCACTCACAGCTTATTTGATGCCCAAATTTATCACTTGGGCAAAGGCAAAAAACGCCGCCCAGCCTATCTACGAGCTTGCCCCACAAACTCACCAAAAAAAGGCCAAAACGCCGACCATGGGCGGACTTGTCTTTGTTTCTACAGCCGTGATCGCCACGATAATTTGTGCAAGGCTTGATAACGCATTTGTCTTAACATCGCTATTTTGCCTAGTTTGCTTTACGCTGCTTGGCTACAAGGACGATTACAGTAAAATTTTAGGAGCAAAAAACCACGCCGGCCTAAGCCCAAAAGCAAAGCTTTTTTTTCAGTTTTTAATAGCCTTTGTAATTTCTGTTTTTTTATATGCGAGTCACGAGCTTAGCACCGAGTTTTATCTACCTTTTTTTAAGCAACCTATTTTAGATTTAAAAATTTTTGCCGTTTTCTTTTGGACACTGGTCATAGTCGCAGCATCAAATGCCGTAAATTTAACAGACGGGCTTGACGGGCTAGCTACTGTGCCATCTATATTTTCGCTTCTGACACTTGGCGTTTTTGCTTATATCTGCGGACACGCTGTCTTTAGCTCATATTTACTCTTGCCAAAGATCATAGGCGTTGGCGAAAGCGTTGTTGTCTCTTCAGCCCTAATTGGCTCACTCATGGGCTTTTTATGGTTTAACTGCCATCCAGCCGAAGTCTTTATGGGCGATAGCGGTAGCTTAAGCGTGGGAGCATATATCGGTTTTATGGGCGTTGCGACCAAAAATGAAATCTTACTCATAATCATTGGCCTCATCTTTGTGGTTGAGACCCTAAGCGTCATCTTACAAGTGGGAAGCTTTAAAATTTTCAAACGCAGAATTTTTCTCATGGCGCCTATACATCACCATTTTGAGATAAAAGGCTGGGCGGAAAATAAGATCATCGTTCGCTTTTGGATCATCGCACTTTTAGCAAACCTAATCGCACTAACTGCGCTAAAGATCAGATAA
- the murD gene encoding UDP-N-acetylmuramoyl-L-alanine--D-glutamate ligase, producing the protein MRKSLFGYGGTIKAIAKNFTKDGLWDIYDDKFSEISKDEFGNTLLPVSEFDPAKSGLEIPSPGIPPHHELIKKAKNLVSEYDYFYEIYKENLPFNIWISGTNGKTTTTKMTQHLLESKGSVMGGNVGIALANLDPHAKIWILETSSFTLHYTNHATPGIYVLLPITPDHLSWHGNMSEYEKAKLKPLANMSESSVAIVPEIYANTPTNAKVIAYKDESDLAKFCGVSVDDINFKTPFLLDALLALAVEKILFDRCDVELLNTFVIEANKLEEFSDKNGRIWVNDTKATNIDASIQAVKRYKDHFIHLILGGDDKGVDMTPLFEGLKSLRVKIYAIGSNSDKLMKLATKFGIPALKCGFLQNAVNEINKELKTSEIALLSPAAASLDQFRSYAERGDKFKEFIKAL; encoded by the coding sequence ATGAGAAAATCGCTATTTGGCTACGGTGGCACGATAAAGGCGATCGCAAAGAATTTCACAAAAGACGGTCTTTGGGATATCTATGATGATAAATTTAGTGAAATTTCAAAAGATGAGTTTGGCAACACTCTTTTGCCAGTTAGCGAATTTGACCCAGCAAAAAGCGGCCTAGAGATACCAAGCCCAGGTATTCCGCCTCATCACGAGCTTATTAAAAAAGCTAAGAATTTAGTTAGCGAATATGACTATTTTTATGAAATTTATAAAGAAAATCTGCCATTTAATATCTGGATAAGTGGCACAAACGGCAAGACTACGACCACAAAGATGACGCAGCACCTACTAGAGAGCAAGGGCTCAGTCATGGGCGGTAACGTTGGTATCGCGTTAGCAAATTTAGATCCGCACGCTAAAATTTGGATACTTGAGACTAGCTCATTTACTCTTCACTACACAAATCACGCCACACCGGGCATCTATGTGCTTTTGCCGATCACTCCAGATCATCTAAGCTGGCATGGCAACATGAGCGAGTACGAAAAGGCTAAGTTAAAGCCACTTGCTAACATGAGCGAAAGTAGCGTGGCGATAGTGCCTGAAATTTACGCCAATACGCCAACAAATGCAAAAGTAATCGCTTACAAAGATGAGAGCGATCTGGCTAAATTTTGCGGTGTAAGCGTAGATGATATAAATTTTAAAACGCCATTTTTGCTTGATGCGCTGCTAGCACTGGCAGTAGAGAAAATTTTATTTGACCGCTGCGACGTGGAGCTTTTAAATACCTTTGTCATCGAGGCAAACAAGCTTGAAGAATTTAGCGACAAAAATGGCAGAATCTGGGTCAATGACACAAAAGCGACCAATATCGACGCGAGTATACAGGCCGTTAAACGCTACAAAGATCATTTCATACATCTAATACTTGGTGGCGATGATAAGGGTGTTGACATGACGCCACTTTTTGAAGGCTTAAAGAGTTTAAGAGTAAAAATTTACGCCATTGGCTCAAATAGTGACAAACTCATGAAATTAGCGACTAAATTTGGCATACCAGCTTTGAAATGCGGCTTTTTGCAAAATGCTGTCAATGAGATAAATAAAGAGCTAAAGACTAGCGAGATAGCACTTCTAAGCCCGGCAGCTGCGAGCCTTGATCAGTTTAGGAGTTATGCCGAGCGAGGCGATAAATTTAAAGAGTTTATAAAGGCACTTTAA